One region of Primulina tabacum isolate GXHZ01 chromosome 17, ASM2559414v2, whole genome shotgun sequence genomic DNA includes:
- the LOC142530306 gene encoding putative late blight resistance protein homolog R1A-10 gives MADAAVEFLLENLKQLLLYHAHLILDSKTQVENLENDLRLFKAFLKDSTKKRKKDETLRELVRQIRDVVYEAEDVIDAFVTQAAEIKSKSYFKKIFFTPAKLLTVAKDVETIGAKVKNIYGKNKIDFASLNIDGGVADDKIPEEKKDPSVRQENIVGLEDETDTIIKYLTEESKQLDVISIIGMPGLGKTTLAGKIFRDQRIQYEFPTRIWVYVSQEFRKRDVFLSILSNFTRITDDMYGKSDQDITKLLRENLERGKYFIVMDDVWTAAAWEELQDAFPKANNMGKILITSRNEEVAFQANRDREPHKLRLLTSEESWLLLRLEVFGKPECPSELEALGKLIVEQCGRLPLAIVVIGGTLVKKASSGDTGARKNAWKKVSESVSTYLNEDQDKRMEKIIALSYDKLPYYLRSCFLYLGMFPEDFKIPVRKLTLMWIAEGFILQKPGISLEETAEDYLEDLIGRNLVMVEEVNPDGKIKTCRIHDMLREFCKNEAENTKENFFQEMKRSSGGNFEPSVSHVVNFRRLCIHSNVTSFISKKPFGPRIRSFLCFSKEDITLLPENISCIPAAFKLLRVLEGKSFKFTKFPSDLTNLVHLRYLVLSSNFKILPDSIAKLWNIQTLIVDTTSRTLDIKADIWKMIQLRHVKINASTTLLKTSKTKEGEKLQTLGTISHQSCTEDFFDRARGLKRLGIRGRIDALLDAKGMEKLVNLDKLKLVNDAFPLPPSEGRLPSLPQPYKFPPKLRSITLSATFLDWSHMPTLGMLDTLEVLKLKDNAFDGRYWEAAEGGFRHLEILQVERTNLVVWVAAGHHFPRLRCLVLRNCEKLEAIPVGLADSLQKLDLKRVSKSASESARRIEKVKESKQGTETSKRNQFKLYIAPGDE, from the exons atggCGGATGCAGCAGTAGAGTTCCTGCTCGAGAATCTGAAACAGCTGCTGCTCTATCACGCACATTTAATCCTCGACTCTAAAACCCAAGTCGAGAACCTCGAAAACGATCTCCGATTGTTCAAAGCCTTTCTCAAGGACTCAACCAAAAAGCGCAAGAAGGACGAAACTCTGCGCGAATTGGTGCGACAGATCAGAGATGTGGTGTACGAAGCGGAAGATGTAATCGATGCTTTCGTTACTCAGGCGGCGGAGATCAAGTCCAAGAGttattttaagaaaatcttTTTTACTCCGGCGAAGCTTCTCACTGTTGCTAAGGACGTCGAGACCATCGGAGCAAaagttaaaaatatatatggcAAGAACAAGATCGACTTTGCTTCTCTGAATATCGATGGTGGCGTCGCCGATGATAAGATTCCGGAGGAAAAGAAG GATCCCTCAGTCAGGCAAGAAAACATCGTGGGGTTGGAAGATGAGACAGATACTATAATCAAGTATTTGACTGAAGAATCTAAGCAGCTAGATGTCATCTCAATTATTGGTATGCCAGGCCTTGGCAAAACGACATTAGCAGGGAAGATCTTTCGCGACCAAAGAATCCAGTACGAATTCCCCACTCGTATATGGGTTTATGTCTCTCAAGAGTTCAGGAAAAGGGATGTGTTTCTCTCCATTCTTAGTAACTTTACAAGGATCACAGATGACATGTATGGCAAAAGTGATCAGGACATAACAAAGCTTCTTCGTGAGAACCTCGAGAGAGGAAAATATTTCATTGTTATGGATGATGTATGGACTGCTGCGGCATGGGAAGAGCTTCAGGATGCATTCCCAAAAGCCAATAACATGGGTAAAATCTTGATCACTAGTCGTAACGAGGAAGTTGCTTTCCAAGCTAACCGTGATCGAGAACCCCACAAGCTTCGTCTCCTAACATCTGAGGAAAGTTGGTTGCTGCTTCGATTAGAAGTATTTGGGAAGCCTGAGTGCCCTTCAGAATTGGAAGCGCTTGGAAAACTTATAGTTGAACAATGTGGCCGCCTCCCGCTGGCTATAGTTGTGATTGGAGGGACTCTCGTCAAAAAAGCTTCCTCCGGTGACACGGGCGCAAGAAAAAATGCTTGGAAAAAGGTGTCGGAAAGTGTGAGTACATATCTCAATGAAGATCAAGACAAACGTATGGAAAAGATTATTGCGTTGAGTTACGACAAATTGCCTTATTATTTAAGATCCTGCTTTCTGTATTTGGGGATGTTCCCTGAAGATTTTAAGATTCCTGTTCGGAAATTGACCCTTATGTGGATCGCAGAGGGATTCATACTACAAAAACCTGGGATAAGCCTAGAGGAAACTGCAGAAGACTATTTAGAAGATCTTATCGGTAGAAACCTGGTAATGGTAGAAGAAGTGAACCCCGATGGTAAAATTAAAACATGTCGCATTCATGACATGCTGCGTGAATTCTGCAAAAATGAAGctgaaaatacaaaagaaaacttCTTTCAAGAAATGAAAAGGTCAAGTGGAGGAAATTTCGAGCCTTCAGTTTCTCATGTTGTAAACTTTCGCCGTCTTTGCATACATTCCAATGTCACAAGCTTTATCTCTAAAAAACCTTTCGGTCCGCGTATCCGCTCATTTTTGTGTTTCTCCAAAGAAGACATCACACTCCTTCCTGAAAACATATCTTGCATCCCTGCAGCATTCAAATTGCTCAGGGTTTTAGAAGGCAAGTCTTTCAAATTCACTAAATTTCCTAGTGACCTTACGAATCTTGTTCATTTGAGATACCTTGTTCTGTCGAGCAATTTCAAAATCCTTCCCGATTCTATTGCCAAGCTTTGGAACATTCAGACTCTAATAGTTGATACAACATCACGTACACTTGATATCAAAGCTGACATTTGGAAGATGATTCAATTGAGGCATGTAAAGATAAATGCATCAACCACTCTACTGAAGACGTCAAAAACTAAAGAAGGAGAGAAGCTTCAAACTCTGGGTACAATATCACACCAAAGTTGCACAGAAGATTTTTTTGACAGGGCCCGTGGCTTAAAAAGATTGGGTATTCGTGGTCGAATAGACGCACTTCTTGATGCCAAAGGTATGGAAAAGTTGGTCAATCTCGATAAATTGAAGTTAGTGAACGATGCATTTCCTCTTCCACCATCTGAAGGCCGATTACCCTCCCTCCCACAACCATACAAATTCCCACCGAAGTTGAGGAGCATCACATTATCCGCCACTTTTTTGGATTGGTCCCACATGCCAACGTTGGGGATGTTGGATACTCTTGAGGTACTCAAGTTGAAAGATAATGCCTTCGATGGGAGATACTGGGAGGCAGCTGAAGGGGGTTTTCGTCATCTCGAAATCCTACAGGTTGAACGAACAAATTTAGTTGTTTGGGTCGCTGCAGGGCATCATTTTCCAAGGCTTAGATGTCTTGTACTAAGGAACTGCGAGAAGCTTGAAGCAATTCCAGTTGGCCTAGCTGATAGCCTCCAGAAATTGGATTTGAAACGTGTCAGCAAATCGGCCTCAGAGTCTGCCAGAAGAATCGAGAAGGTCAAAGAATCCAAGCAGGGAACAGAAACTTCGAAAAGAAATCAATTCAAGCTCTACATTGCTCCTGGAGACGAATGA